In Colwellia sp. PAMC 20917, a single genomic region encodes these proteins:
- a CDS encoding mechanosensitive ion channel family protein codes for MFKELLIHPVFISLLVLGSAFSLKVLVDILAHKRAVKKSLDVRNTSHNIKHLINFIMVLMLLLVWSTEIQNFALSVAAFAVAIVLATREFIQCVIGFVYLVTTRPFRIGDWVQVGDYCGEVVEMDWIKTTLHEIDMRTYQFSRKTIYLPNNKLITSAIKNLNFNKRFATHHFTIIRKESFNPYPIYDAIANNAKQYCQEFHEVASRYNSVIERKLEAKISGPDPEIHFSTTDLGEFIANFTLFCPTEKALTIEHKLTEDFMGLWYKEFKKQST; via the coding sequence ATGTTCAAAGAATTATTGATACACCCGGTTTTTATTTCATTGTTAGTGCTTGGTTCGGCATTTAGTTTAAAGGTACTCGTTGACATTTTAGCGCACAAGCGCGCGGTAAAAAAATCTTTAGATGTTAGGAATACCTCACACAATATTAAGCACCTGATTAACTTTATTATGGTGTTAATGTTGTTATTGGTCTGGTCGACTGAAATTCAAAACTTTGCTTTATCGGTGGCGGCTTTTGCGGTGGCGATTGTGCTTGCCACAAGAGAGTTCATTCAATGTGTGATCGGTTTTGTCTACTTAGTGACAACCCGACCTTTTAGGATTGGTGATTGGGTACAAGTAGGAGATTATTGTGGGGAAGTAGTGGAAATGGACTGGATAAAAACCACACTGCATGAGATTGATATGCGGACTTATCAGTTTTCAAGGAAAACAATTTATCTCCCTAATAATAAGCTCATTACCAGTGCGATAAAAAACTTAAATTTTAACAAGCGTTTCGCAACCCACCATTTTACCATTATCCGCAAAGAAAGTTTTAACCCTTATCCGATTTATGACGCGATCGCTAATAACGCTAAACAATATTGCCAAGAATTTCATGAGGTGGCTAGTCGTTACAACAGCGTAATTGAAAGAAAGTTAGAAGCCAAAATTTCTGGCCCTGATCCTGAAATACATTTCAGCACTACAGACTTAGGTGAGTTTATAGCAAATTTCACTTTGTTTTGTCCTACTGAAAAAGCATTAACAATTGAGCACAAGTTAACTGAAGACTTTATGGGGCTTTGGTATAAAGAATTTAAAAAACAAAGTACTTAA
- a CDS encoding magnesium transporter — MLSAQQSVKETTQLLSQAFLLNYPLKSARYLETFAIEDAAELLEQQTVITTLGLWKYIPPGAADSIFCQLSEQYSNNLLSHMDSHLAAALISRQSDEQQDRIFKQLSTALVDDLKELLIYPVNSAARLMNRQVNVFYQDLKASQALNALKQRAFSGQDVMYIQDNDQILVGEVDIADLLKANANTTLLSLAKPVKTTLNALDSKELVIEKFEGYRCRAIPVLDAHQQILGFIRFFDVYQTTKEDLASDMQTMVGVSKDERALSTSWFAVKKRMPWLQINLLTAFAAAAVVGAFEGLISEVTALAILLPVAAGQSGNAGAQALAVTMRGLTLREITTKQWRQVLMKEMATGLLNGLATAVTCSIAVYLWSQSLGLAIVIALAMVSSLVIAGSAGAVVPILLKKLGMDPAQSSSIVLTTITDIAGFMSFLGIALLLSDMLPRG; from the coding sequence ATGTTATCAGCACAACAAAGTGTTAAAGAAACGACTCAGCTATTAAGTCAGGCGTTTTTGCTTAACTATCCACTTAAAAGCGCTCGATATCTAGAAACATTTGCGATAGAAGATGCCGCCGAGTTGTTGGAACAACAGACAGTGATAACAACCTTAGGACTTTGGAAATATATTCCTCCAGGTGCTGCTGACAGCATTTTTTGTCAACTGAGTGAGCAATACTCCAATAACTTGTTAAGTCATATGGATAGTCACTTGGCAGCAGCACTGATTAGTAGGCAATCTGATGAGCAGCAAGATAGAATTTTTAAGCAATTAAGTACCGCATTGGTAGACGACCTTAAAGAACTACTTATTTATCCTGTTAATAGTGCTGCTCGATTGATGAATCGTCAGGTTAATGTGTTTTATCAGGATCTAAAGGCCAGCCAAGCATTGAATGCATTAAAACAAAGAGCGTTTAGTGGTCAAGATGTTATGTACATTCAAGATAACGATCAAATATTAGTGGGTGAGGTCGATATTGCTGATTTGCTCAAAGCCAATGCAAATACGACATTACTTTCTTTAGCTAAACCGGTTAAAACGACCCTCAATGCACTGGATAGCAAAGAGCTAGTTATTGAAAAATTTGAGGGCTATCGCTGCCGAGCAATACCTGTTTTAGATGCTCATCAGCAAATATTAGGCTTTATCAGGTTCTTTGATGTCTACCAAACGACTAAAGAAGACTTGGCCAGTGATATGCAGACTATGGTGGGTGTTAGCAAAGACGAACGGGCGTTATCAACGAGTTGGTTCGCGGTGAAAAAGCGCATGCCTTGGTTACAAATAAATTTACTTACCGCCTTTGCTGCAGCGGCCGTGGTGGGGGCATTTGAAGGTTTGATTTCTGAGGTTACCGCATTAGCTATTCTGTTACCTGTTGCTGCCGGTCAGTCGGGTAATGCAGGAGCTCAGGCATTAGCGGTAACTATGCGCGGTTTAACACTCCGTGAGATAACGACTAAACAGTGGCGTCAGGTTTTAATGAAAGAAATGGCGACAGGCTTGCTTAACGGTTTGGCAACGGCGGTGACTTGTTCTATCGCTGTCTATTTGTGGAGCCAATCGCTTGGGTTAGCAATAGTTATCGCTTTGGCAATGGTCTCTTCTTTGGTTATTGCCGGTAGTGCCGGTGCAGTGGTGCCTATTTTACTGAAAAAATTAGGTATGGATCCCGCTCAGTCTTCATCCATTGTATTGACGACAATAACCGATATTGCTGGTTTTATGTCATTTTTGGGCATCGCCTTATTACTCTCAGATATGTTACCAAGGGGTTAG
- a CDS encoding magnesium transporter MgtE N-terminal domain-containing protein, which yields MANHNLKITIHFFNEEPLAAARKLDLISAESAAEILQEVPISVVSKVICAMLPSAAAKVLVLTEDDFNYALFETIELADTAAILRYISVEERKRLIELIPKSRRALCKLLISYPENTVGALIETNILVIDSQMTVAEAILRVKKQSYFDSHEVLIVNSKRKIVGKVSVFDLLHAASATRISALVNKHVDTVNGLSDVSTVLALDIWQKTDAIAVINRKKEFIGILRHYDLRAFIARNEKVTTMPPSLSWEVTDAYGYTLRSLSELFINTK from the coding sequence ATGGCTAATCACAATCTAAAAATCACTATTCATTTCTTTAATGAAGAACCACTTGCTGCAGCGCGCAAACTCGACCTTATTAGCGCAGAGAGTGCGGCAGAAATATTACAAGAAGTTCCTATCTCAGTGGTCTCAAAAGTCATTTGCGCGATGCTACCCAGTGCTGCAGCGAAAGTGCTTGTTTTAACCGAGGATGATTTTAATTATGCTCTTTTTGAAACGATTGAATTAGCAGATACTGCCGCTATTTTACGCTATATAAGTGTTGAAGAGAGAAAGCGTTTAATTGAATTAATCCCCAAAAGCCGGCGAGCTCTGTGTAAATTACTGATCAGTTATCCTGAAAACACTGTCGGTGCATTAATCGAAACCAATATCTTAGTCATCGACAGTCAAATGACGGTAGCAGAAGCAATACTGCGTGTTAAAAAACAAAGCTACTTTGATAGTCACGAAGTATTGATTGTTAACAGCAAGCGAAAAATAGTGGGTAAAGTCTCAGTTTTTGACCTATTACATGCCGCGTCTGCAACGCGTATTTCAGCGTTAGTTAATAAGCACGTTGACACGGTTAATGGGTTATCAGACGTCAGTACCGTTTTAGCACTCGATATTTGGCAAAAAACTGACGCCATTGCGGTGATTAATCGTAAGAAAGAGTTTATTGGTATTTTGCGTCATTACGATTTGCGAGCTTTCATCGCACGAAATGAAAAAGTGACGACTATGCCACCGTCCTTATCGTGGGAAGTCACCGATGCTTATGGTTATACGCTTCGCTCATTATCTGAATTATTTATTAACACTAAATAG
- a CDS encoding mechanosensitive ion channel family protein: MTTQNHHDWQTALSSSYEQLNNTLVLHVPQLIGALFLILLGWAIAWLSSKLTLTILKFISRIWQKVARETAITAVTEIKSSHAAVISKTIFWVVMLFFIAAATSSLGLDFFSSWLSTVLGYFPQFLAAVFIVMVGYLLGNIVGVMTESAAEASSFSQATSLGNLAKFSIFFVALVVGIEQLGINIQFITTFIIVVVGVLLFGLALAFGLGSKVFVANIIAARQAKRYFRLNEYLRIADVEGILIDITPTMLLVETEDGRVFIPARVCMENKAGVAVIVECKSTSATTQS; the protein is encoded by the coding sequence ATGACCACTCAAAACCACCATGATTGGCAAACCGCTTTATCGTCAAGCTATGAGCAATTAAATAACACTTTAGTCTTGCATGTTCCGCAACTGATTGGGGCATTATTTCTTATTCTATTAGGTTGGGCCATTGCTTGGCTATCGAGCAAATTAACATTAACAATCCTAAAATTTATTAGTCGTATATGGCAAAAAGTCGCTAGAGAAACGGCTATAACAGCAGTGACCGAGATTAAATCTTCTCATGCAGCGGTTATTAGTAAAACCATCTTTTGGGTGGTTATGCTATTTTTTATTGCTGCAGCAACATCGAGTTTAGGGCTCGACTTTTTTTCTTCATGGTTAAGTACTGTGCTTGGATACTTCCCGCAGTTTTTAGCTGCAGTATTTATTGTAATGGTCGGTTACCTTTTGGGGAATATTGTTGGTGTGATGACTGAAAGTGCTGCAGAAGCCTCTTCATTTAGTCAAGCTACGTCTCTAGGCAATCTTGCTAAGTTTTCAATATTCTTTGTTGCATTAGTGGTTGGTATTGAACAACTCGGCATTAATATCCAATTTATCACTACGTTTATTATCGTCGTGGTTGGGGTTTTATTATTTGGACTAGCACTTGCGTTTGGTCTTGGCAGCAAGGTATTTGTTGCCAATATTATTGCCGCAAGACAAGCCAAACGTTATTTTAGGCTCAACGAATATCTTAGAATAGCCGATGTTGAAGGAATATTGATTGATATAACCCCCACTATGCTACTGGTAGAAACTGAAGACGGACGTGTGTTTATCCCTGCCCGTGTTTGTATGGAAAACAAAGCGGGTGTGGCTGTTATTGTTGAATGTAAGTCAACATCAGCAACAACTCAGTCATAA
- a CDS encoding DUF21 domain-containing protein translates to MTYDIIIWLGIGFCITQSAIFSGLNLAFFSLSRLQLEVEAKQGNKNAIIILSMREDSNFLLSTVLWGNVSINVLLTLLSGSVLAGIYSFLFSTIVITFLGEIIPQAYFSRNALQVASKLTPVIKVYQILLFPVAKLTALILDGWLGKEGITYYREKQLAAIIKAHIDSDDSDMEHVQGRGALNFLQVENITVFEEGELLDPASIISMPSKLDFPILPAYGSAEFKDFISVVNNSGHKWVLIQSEAGVPLLLLDADGFVRATTQENSPIDPYEFCHRPVIIRDPKCTLGEAMNKLKSVHDAEPTSDDVLHTDAIIVWTDLPHRIITGADILGRLLKGIGQAQNISVKVVPPTSP, encoded by the coding sequence ATGACATACGACATAATAATCTGGCTAGGCATTGGGTTTTGTATTACTCAATCTGCCATTTTTTCTGGATTAAACTTAGCATTTTTCAGCCTAAGCCGACTGCAATTAGAGGTAGAAGCAAAACAAGGCAACAAAAATGCAATTATTATCTTATCTATGCGCGAAGATTCAAACTTTTTACTCTCAACCGTGCTTTGGGGTAATGTTTCTATCAATGTTTTACTGACTCTGCTTTCTGGCTCGGTACTCGCCGGTATATACTCATTCTTATTTTCAACCATAGTGATTACTTTTTTAGGTGAGATTATTCCTCAAGCTTACTTTTCGCGTAACGCTCTCCAAGTTGCCTCAAAATTAACACCCGTTATCAAGGTTTATCAAATATTACTCTTTCCGGTTGCCAAGTTAACCGCTTTAATTCTAGATGGATGGTTAGGAAAAGAAGGTATTACCTACTATCGAGAAAAACAACTTGCCGCAATTATAAAAGCGCATATCGACTCAGATGATTCCGATATGGAGCATGTACAAGGTCGTGGCGCACTCAATTTTCTACAAGTTGAGAACATCACCGTTTTTGAGGAAGGCGAACTACTCGACCCTGCCAGTATAATTAGTATGCCGAGCAAATTAGACTTCCCCATATTACCGGCATACGGTAGTGCCGAATTCAAAGACTTTATCAGCGTAGTTAATAACTCTGGACACAAATGGGTATTGATACAAAGTGAAGCCGGTGTACCTTTATTATTGTTAGATGCAGATGGATTTGTTCGCGCAACAACACAAGAAAACAGCCCTATTGACCCTTACGAGTTTTGTCATCGCCCCGTTATTATTCGCGATCCAAAATGTACCTTGGGCGAAGCGATGAACAAACTAAAATCAGTACATGATGCTGAACCAACCTCAGACGACGTTTTACATACTGATGCTATTATCGTTTGGACAGACTTACCTCACCGTATTATTACCGGCGCTGACATCTTAGGTCGCTTGTTAAAAGGTATAGGGCAAGCACAAAACATCTCGGTAAAAGTAGTACCGCCTACTTCGCCTTAA
- the htpX gene encoding protease HtpX — protein MRILLFLATNIAIMIILSITFSLFGIEGLLAENGVDLNFQSLLIYATVIGFSGSFISLFISKFMAKRSMGVEVIVTPSNQTERWLLKTVQEQALKANIGMPEVGIFNHPSPNAFATGWNRNNALVAVSTGLLSHMSQNEVEAVLAHEISHVANGDMMTMTLLQGVLNTFVVFLSRIIGHVVDRNVFNVKSGHGPAFWIVSLVSQLVLGLLATMIMMWFSRYREFRADEGGARLAGRQNMIAALSKLEQLQNLPQLPKEMSAFAISSSKMSALFSSHPPLAKRIASLSNK, from the coding sequence ATGAGAATTTTACTATTTTTGGCCACTAACATTGCCATTATGATAATTTTGAGTATTACCTTTAGTTTATTTGGTATTGAAGGCTTGTTAGCAGAAAATGGTGTCGACCTTAATTTTCAATCATTGCTCATTTATGCCACGGTTATCGGCTTTAGTGGTTCGTTTATCTCCTTGTTTATTTCTAAGTTTATGGCGAAAAGAAGTATGGGCGTCGAGGTTATCGTGACGCCAAGTAATCAAACCGAGCGTTGGCTACTCAAAACAGTACAAGAACAAGCCCTTAAAGCCAATATTGGCATGCCTGAAGTCGGTATTTTTAATCATCCTTCACCCAACGCTTTTGCAACCGGTTGGAATAGAAATAATGCCTTAGTCGCGGTAAGTACCGGCTTATTAAGTCACATGAGTCAAAATGAGGTAGAAGCGGTTCTTGCTCATGAAATAAGCCACGTTGCCAATGGCGACATGATGACAATGACACTTCTGCAAGGGGTGTTAAATACCTTCGTGGTGTTCTTATCACGCATTATCGGTCATGTGGTAGACCGCAATGTATTTAACGTAAAAAGTGGTCACGGACCTGCCTTTTGGATTGTCTCATTAGTTTCTCAACTCGTATTGGGCTTATTAGCGACTATGATAATGATGTGGTTTTCTCGCTATCGAGAATTTAGAGCAGATGAAGGTGGTGCAAGGCTTGCGGGTCGACAAAATATGATTGCCGCACTCAGTAAACTAGAGCAACTACAAAACTTGCCCCAGCTACCGAAAGAAATGTCAGCTTTTGCCATTAGCTCAAGTAAGATGAGCGCACTTTTTTCGAGTCATCCGCCATTAGCAAAACGCATAGCATCGCTGAGCAATAAATAA
- a CDS encoding SulP family inorganic anion transporter: MLSRLYDFMPGLNTLFNYERSWFADDVKAALSVAAVALPVAIAYAQLTGVNAVVGLYSCVLPMMVYALFGTSKQLIVGPDAATCAVIAALITPLAAGDSTKHWQLVITMTAMTGFWCILASRFKLGVLADFLSKPILMGLLNGVAITVIVGQFSKIFGFTFDERYLLERLGGVPDYLAQTHFPTLTIALLTLAIYFGMKRLKPNWPASMFAITFGAALVWLFKLEQFGIKTIGVVEGGLPLFQTPEFNVGVIRELVMPALNLAIISFVSMMLTARSFAAKNGYDVDADKEFMALGIANLASALSQGFAVSGASSRTAVNDANGGKTQLVSIIAAAIIAIIAIFFTAPLEFIPSAALGVVLIIASVHLLDLKMVWKLRLKDRQAFYLTLTTLLAVLFIGVIPGITLAVLLGLFQFIRTVMRPTDHILGVDINGVVRSLDASDKAKAVDGIFIYRFNSPLTYFNSSFFKRRLLEQYARQKDDIECVIIDAVPCFTHLDLSVMAMLSDLEVIFRKRGVRLELAGRKRQLLAWFEKAEIKSGHEGIYVHSDLYLALRMNQRKPITETVSSAEEVMF, encoded by the coding sequence GTGTTGTCACGTTTGTATGATTTTATGCCAGGTTTAAACACCTTATTTAACTATGAAAGAAGTTGGTTTGCTGATGATGTTAAAGCGGCATTATCGGTTGCAGCTGTTGCTTTACCGGTTGCTATAGCTTATGCACAACTCACCGGAGTGAATGCTGTTGTAGGTTTGTACTCCTGTGTATTACCTATGATGGTATATGCATTATTTGGGACCTCTAAGCAGTTAATTGTCGGTCCTGATGCGGCAACTTGTGCAGTTATTGCGGCACTGATCACCCCTTTAGCCGCCGGCGACAGTACTAAGCATTGGCAATTAGTAATTACCATGACAGCGATGACCGGTTTTTGGTGCATTCTGGCCAGTCGCTTTAAGCTTGGTGTATTGGCTGACTTCTTGTCTAAACCTATTTTAATGGGACTGTTAAATGGTGTTGCTATAACAGTTATTGTTGGTCAATTTTCTAAAATATTTGGTTTTACTTTTGATGAAAGGTATCTGCTTGAACGTTTGGGCGGAGTCCCTGATTACTTAGCACAAACACATTTCCCAACATTAACTATCGCCTTACTCACCCTGGCTATTTATTTTGGTATGAAACGCCTAAAGCCCAATTGGCCGGCATCAATGTTTGCCATTACGTTCGGTGCAGCCTTAGTATGGCTTTTTAAATTAGAGCAGTTTGGTATAAAAACCATTGGCGTTGTCGAGGGGGGCTTACCCTTATTTCAAACACCTGAATTTAATGTCGGTGTTATTCGTGAGCTTGTTATGCCAGCACTTAACTTAGCGATAATAAGTTTTGTTAGTATGATGCTCACCGCTCGCAGCTTTGCCGCAAAAAATGGCTATGATGTTGATGCAGACAAAGAATTTATGGCCTTAGGTATTGCTAATTTAGCGTCGGCTCTATCACAAGGGTTTGCCGTCAGTGGCGCCTCTTCTCGCACCGCTGTCAATGATGCCAATGGCGGAAAAACCCAATTAGTCTCTATTATAGCCGCAGCCATTATTGCAATTATTGCTATTTTCTTTACTGCACCCCTTGAATTTATTCCCAGTGCCGCCTTGGGGGTTGTCTTGATTATTGCTTCTGTACACTTACTAGATCTAAAAATGGTCTGGAAACTCAGACTAAAAGACCGACAAGCATTTTACTTAACCTTAACCACTTTATTGGCGGTGTTATTTATTGGTGTTATTCCCGGTATTACCCTTGCTGTATTACTAGGTTTATTCCAATTTATTAGGACGGTAATGCGCCCCACCGACCATATACTCGGTGTTGATATCAACGGTGTAGTACGAAGTTTAGATGCCAGTGATAAGGCAAAAGCGGTGGACGGTATTTTTATTTATCGTTTTAATTCACCCTTAACTTACTTTAATTCTAGTTTCTTTAAACGCCGATTGTTAGAACAATATGCCAGACAAAAAGATGACATTGAGTGTGTAATTATTGATGCGGTGCCGTGTTTTACTCATTTAGACTTAAGTGTGATGGCGATGCTATCAGATTTAGAGGTTATTTTTAGAAAGCGCGGGGTTCGCCTTGAGCTTGCTGGCAGAAAAAGACAGTTGTTGGCGTGGTTTGAAAAAGCAGAGATTAAATCAGGTCACGAAGGAATTTATGTGCATTCTGATTTGTATTTAGCCTTGAGAATGAACCAACGCAAACCAATCACCGAAACCGTCAGCAGCGCAGAAGAAGTGATGTTTTAG
- the rimK gene encoding 30S ribosomal protein S6--L-glutamate ligase — MKIAILSRNKKLYSTRRLKEAGEALGHQVDVIDTLHCYMDITSDRSVVRYKGKELPQYDAIIPRIGASISFYGTAVVRQFEMTGAFSVNESVAISRSRDKLRSMQLLSRKGIGLPRTGFANRPDNVKDLIKNVGGAPCVIKLLEGTQGIGVVLAETTKSAEAIVEAFMGLNADILIQEFIKEAGGADIRCFVVGDRVVAAMKRQGAEGEFRSNLHRGGSAVLVKLTPEERATAVSAANIMGLNVCGVDLLRAERGPVVMEVNSSPGLAGIEAATEKDVATMIFKFIEKKFIEKNASAKSNRNRTQGKG; from the coding sequence ATGAAAATAGCCATCTTATCTAGAAACAAGAAGTTGTACTCGACTCGCCGTTTAAAAGAAGCGGGTGAAGCGCTGGGTCACCAAGTTGACGTTATCGATACACTGCATTGTTATATGGATATCACTAGTGATAGATCTGTTGTGCGCTATAAAGGTAAGGAGCTGCCACAGTACGACGCTATTATACCGCGTATTGGCGCATCAATTTCTTTCTATGGCACCGCGGTGGTCCGTCAATTTGAAATGACCGGTGCTTTTAGTGTCAATGAATCTGTAGCAATTAGTCGCTCTAGAGACAAGTTACGCTCTATGCAACTTCTGTCAAGAAAAGGCATCGGCTTACCAAGAACCGGCTTTGCTAATCGTCCTGATAACGTAAAAGATTTAATTAAGAACGTTGGTGGCGCACCTTGCGTGATTAAGTTACTTGAGGGTACACAAGGTATTGGAGTCGTACTTGCTGAAACAACTAAATCAGCAGAAGCGATTGTTGAAGCATTTATGGGTTTAAATGCTGATATCTTAATTCAAGAGTTTATCAAAGAAGCCGGTGGTGCTGATATTCGATGTTTTGTCGTTGGAGACCGTGTTGTTGCCGCAATGAAGCGTCAAGGCGCCGAGGGTGAATTTAGATCAAATTTACACCGCGGTGGTTCAGCGGTACTCGTTAAGCTTACCCCAGAAGAAAGAGCAACGGCCGTATCGGCAGCAAACATTATGGGGCTAAACGTTTGTGGTGTTGATTTACTGCGCGCCGAACGTGGCCCTGTTGTCATGGAAGTTAATTCTTCGCCGGGTTTAGCCGGTATTGAAGCGGCGACTGAAAAGGATGTTGCCACCATGATCTTCAAGTTTATTGAGAAAAAGTTTATTGAGAAAAATGCTAGCGCTAAATCCAATCGAAATCGCACCCAAGGTAAAGGGTGA
- a CDS encoding zinc-binding metallopeptidase family protein codes for MKTFTCQCGKILHFANSQCVACGVMLGFLPDDLKLSALTPHNQSQKLGLYQANNGRLYRQCKNYWQYSVCNWMVPIEDHNELCPSCRLNTTIPNLNDEENIGLWFNMEQAKRRLLYTLFKLSLPVVDRHTDAKSGLGFAFLEDELEDEYGNELTIKNYVLTGHNSGLITLNLNEALPSARMEMREKMNESYRTLIGHFRHESGHYYWDRLIKNSDRVIEFRQLFGDENISYKQAMDNYYLNGPAANWQNVWISAYASMHPWEDWAETWAHYLHMVDTLETASNVDLSISGHQVLNPLVKNAHVDKDYTAISFTQLFNDWCRLTVALNSINRSMGLDDAYPFVISITALDKLRFVHETIKYESFT; via the coding sequence TTGAAAACATTTACTTGTCAATGTGGCAAAATTTTACACTTCGCAAATAGCCAGTGCGTTGCCTGTGGTGTAATGCTTGGATTTTTACCTGATGATTTAAAGTTAAGTGCGTTAACACCGCATAATCAAAGTCAAAAATTAGGATTGTACCAAGCAAACAACGGTCGTTTGTATCGACAATGTAAAAATTATTGGCAATACAGCGTATGTAATTGGATGGTGCCAATTGAGGATCACAATGAACTTTGTCCATCATGTCGTTTAAACACCACCATTCCAAACCTAAATGATGAAGAAAACATTGGCTTGTGGTTCAACATGGAGCAAGCGAAACGTCGGCTACTTTATACTCTGTTTAAATTGAGTCTACCGGTAGTGGATCGCCATACAGATGCTAAAAGTGGTCTGGGGTTTGCGTTTTTAGAAGATGAGCTTGAAGACGAATATGGTAATGAGCTCACCATTAAAAACTATGTACTTACCGGCCACAATTCCGGGTTAATTACTCTTAATTTAAATGAAGCACTGCCGAGCGCAAGAATGGAAATGCGCGAAAAGATGAATGAGAGTTACCGGACGCTTATTGGGCATTTCAGGCATGAATCTGGACATTATTATTGGGATCGCTTAATTAAAAACTCTGATCGCGTTATCGAATTTAGACAACTATTTGGTGATGAGAATATTAGCTATAAGCAAGCAATGGATAATTATTATCTCAATGGCCCAGCAGCTAATTGGCAAAATGTTTGGATCAGTGCTTATGCCAGTATGCACCCTTGGGAAGATTGGGCTGAGACATGGGCACATTACCTACATATGGTCGATACCTTAGAAACAGCCAGTAATGTTGATCTAAGTATTTCAGGTCACCAAGTTTTAAACCCACTGGTAAAAAACGCTCATGTCGATAAAGATTACACCGCCATCAGCTTTACCCAACTCTTTAATGATTGGTGTCGGCTAACCGTCGCTCTCAATTCAATTAACCGTAGTATGGGTCTTGATGATGCTTACCCTTTTGTAATTTCAATCACGGCCTTAGATAAATTACGCTTTGTTCATGAAACCATTAAATATGAAAGTTTTACATAA